A stretch of Brassica napus cultivar Da-Ae chromosome C6, Da-Ae, whole genome shotgun sequence DNA encodes these proteins:
- the LOC125588387 gene encoding uncharacterized mitochondrial protein AtMg00310-like, whose amino-acid sequence MVGQVAIERREGSFDQIYSPSSTYAMSSFLLPLEIFENLASAIAQFWWSSNPPKRGIHWAKWEKMCAPREEGGVGFRMIYEFNLALLAKQLWRLVQYPDSLVARVLKGKYYRLISPLRIATVDNSSYVWTSISAAKKLLLLGIRSKVHSGYEINVWQDPWIPSTPARPA is encoded by the coding sequence ATGGTTGGACAGGTGGCTATCGAAAGGAGGGAAGGAAGTTTTGATCAAATCTATTCTCCTAGCTCTACATATGCCATGTCAAGCTTTTTACTCCCTTTGGAGATTTTCGAGAACCTTGCAAGTGCCAtagcacaattctggtggagctcaAACCCACCAAAACGAGGGATTCACTGGGCTAAATGGGAAAAGATGTGTGCTCCCAGAGAGGAAGGTGGAGTTGGATTCCGCATGATCTATGAATTTAATTTAGCTCTGCTAGCAAAGCAGCTATGGCGTCTTGTTCAATACCCGGATTCATTAGTAGCGAGAGTACTTAAGGGAAAATATTACCGTCTCATTTCGCCCCTGCGAATTGCCACGGTGGATAACTCATCTTATGTGTGGACAAGTATTTCAGCGGCGAAGAAGCTTTTACTTTTGGGTATCAGGAGTAAAGTGCATTCAGGATATGAAATCAATGTCTGGCAGGATCCGTGGATTCCTTCGACGCCAGCAAGGCCGGCCTGA